In Halomarina salina, one DNA window encodes the following:
- the gyrB gene encoding DNA topoisomerase (ATP-hydrolyzing) subunit B, whose protein sequence is MSQDSEYGAGQIQVLEGLEAVRKRPAMYIGSTDSRGLHHLVYEIVDNSIDEALAGYCDTIEVVINEDDSVTVRDDGRGIPVDTHAEYDRPALEVIMTVLHAGGKFDNKSYQVSGGLHGVGISVVNALSKWLEVQVKRDGGVWNHRFDHGEPEPEKFERVREMDADEETGTEITFWPDDSIFEVTEFTYSTLESRLRELAFLNPGVSITLRSEPDDKEATFEYEGGIREFVEYLNETKTALHDDVVYFDADAETDDGVVQVEIAIQATDGVQGSIHAFANNINTREGGTHLTGFKTALTRVVNDYANAQGHTDDIDGNLKGEDIREGLTAVISVKHPDPQFEGQTKTKLGNSEVRGIVESAVHEELGTYLEEHPDTAEIIIRKAVDAAKARMAAKKAEELTRRKSALESTSLPGKLADCQTRDPSEAELFVVEGDSAGGSAKQARDPKFQAILPLFGKILNVEKHRLDRVLENDKIRNLITAIGTGIGEEFDIEEARYHKIIIMSDADVDGAHIRTLYLTFLYRHMRPLLEAGYVYAAQPPLYRIRYKGETYDAMTEVERKEIVEDVCGGSPDQVQRFKGLGEMNPKQLWDTTMNPENRILKQITIEDAAAADRMFSVLMGDAVGPRKQFIKEHSKEAEWVDI, encoded by the coding sequence ATGTCGCAGGATTCAGAGTACGGCGCAGGACAGATTCAGGTCCTCGAGGGCCTCGAAGCTGTCAGAAAGCGCCCGGCTATGTATATCGGCTCGACAGACTCTCGCGGCTTGCACCATCTCGTCTACGAAATCGTCGACAACTCCATCGACGAGGCGCTCGCGGGCTACTGTGACACCATCGAGGTCGTCATCAACGAGGACGACTCGGTCACGGTCCGTGACGACGGCCGGGGCATCCCGGTCGACACGCACGCCGAGTACGACCGCCCCGCGCTGGAGGTCATCATGACCGTCCTCCACGCCGGCGGGAAGTTCGACAACAAGTCCTATCAGGTCTCCGGGGGACTGCACGGCGTCGGCATCTCCGTCGTCAACGCGCTCTCGAAGTGGTTGGAGGTCCAGGTCAAGCGCGACGGCGGCGTCTGGAACCACCGCTTCGACCACGGCGAACCCGAACCCGAGAAGTTCGAGCGCGTCCGGGAGATGGACGCCGACGAGGAGACGGGCACCGAGATAACGTTCTGGCCCGACGACTCCATCTTCGAGGTGACGGAGTTCACCTACTCGACGCTCGAATCCCGGCTCCGCGAACTCGCCTTCCTCAACCCCGGCGTGAGCATCACGCTCCGCTCGGAGCCCGACGACAAGGAGGCCACCTTCGAGTACGAGGGCGGCATCCGCGAGTTCGTCGAGTACCTCAACGAGACGAAGACCGCCCTCCACGACGACGTCGTCTACTTCGACGCCGACGCGGAGACCGACGACGGCGTCGTGCAGGTCGAGATAGCCATCCAGGCGACCGACGGCGTGCAGGGCTCCATCCACGCGTTCGCCAACAACATCAACACCCGCGAGGGCGGCACCCACCTCACCGGGTTCAAGACGGCGCTCACTCGCGTCGTCAACGACTACGCCAACGCGCAGGGCCACACCGACGACATCGACGGCAACCTCAAGGGCGAGGACATCCGCGAGGGTCTCACCGCCGTCATCTCCGTCAAACACCCCGACCCGCAGTTCGAGGGCCAGACGAAGACGAAGCTCGGCAACAGCGAGGTCCGGGGCATCGTCGAGAGCGCCGTCCACGAGGAACTCGGGACGTACCTCGAAGAGCACCCCGACACCGCGGAGATAATCATCCGGAAGGCCGTCGACGCCGCCAAGGCCCGGATGGCCGCGAAGAAGGCCGAAGAGCTGACCCGCCGGAAGTCGGCGCTCGAATCCACCTCGCTGCCGGGGAAGCTCGCGGACTGCCAGACCCGCGACCCCTCCGAGGCCGAACTGTTCGTCGTGGAGGGGGACTCGGCGGGTGGGTCCGCGAAGCAGGCACGCGACCCCAAGTTCCAGGCCATCCTCCCGCTGTTCGGGAAGATCCTCAACGTCGAGAAACACCGGCTCGACCGGGTGCTGGAGAACGACAAGATACGCAACCTCATCACCGCCATCGGGACGGGTATCGGCGAGGAGTTCGACATCGAGGAGGCGCGCTACCACAAGATCATCATCATGAGCGACGCCGACGTCGACGGCGCGCACATCCGGACGCTCTACCTCACCTTCCTCTACCGGCACATGCGGCCGCTGCTCGAAGCGGGCTACGTCTACGCCGCCCAGCCGCCACTCTACCGCATCCGGTACAAGGGCGAGACGTACGACGCGATGACGGAGGTCGAACGCAAGGAGATCGTCGAGGACGTCTGTGGCGGGTCGCCAGACCAGGTCCAGCGGTTCAAGGGCCTCGGCGAGATGAACCCGAAACAGCTCTGGGACACGACGATGAACCCGGAGAACCGTATCCTCAAGCAGATAACCATCGAGGACGCGGCGGCAGCAGACCGGATGTTCTCGGTCCTGATGGGCGACGCCGTCGGGCCGCGAAAGCAGTTCATCAAGGAGCACTCGAAAGAGGCCGAGTGGGTGGACATCTGA
- a CDS encoding zinc-binding dehydrogenase produces the protein MTAYVVEEYGDPDVFSRTTVERPDPAPDEIRVSVVASSVNPVDYKIRRGDLPDFAPEFPARLHCDVSGVVDAVGEDVDRFDEGDEVYGMPGGAGRQGALADYVVGDAGTFARAPDRIPLEDAASLPVVALTAWELLTDKTTVDLREEVLVYGASGGVGHVGVQLARWHGAEVTATGSTEEKREFAADLGADATVDYTETDVASYVEEHATGGGFDTVFDPIGDDHLETAFEAVRPFGTVVTTESSSTQNLSPMHANSLDLGVVLVILPVLLGERQERIGDELADIAALVDDGAIDPHVDERFSFDEVADAHRRAEEGDFVGKLLLVNE, from the coding sequence ATGACCGCGTACGTCGTCGAGGAGTACGGCGACCCGGACGTGTTCTCACGAACGACCGTCGAGCGCCCCGACCCCGCGCCGGACGAGATTCGCGTGTCGGTGGTCGCCTCCAGCGTCAACCCCGTCGACTACAAGATTCGACGCGGCGACCTGCCCGACTTCGCCCCCGAGTTCCCCGCGCGCCTCCACTGTGACGTCTCGGGCGTCGTCGACGCCGTCGGCGAGGACGTCGACCGGTTCGATGAGGGCGACGAGGTGTACGGGATGCCCGGCGGAGCGGGGCGTCAGGGGGCGCTCGCCGACTACGTGGTCGGTGACGCGGGGACGTTCGCCCGCGCTCCCGACCGCATCCCGCTCGAAGACGCCGCCTCGTTGCCGGTCGTCGCACTGACCGCGTGGGAGCTGCTCACCGACAAGACGACTGTCGACCTCCGGGAGGAGGTGCTCGTCTACGGCGCGAGCGGCGGCGTCGGTCACGTCGGCGTCCAGCTGGCGAGGTGGCACGGTGCCGAGGTTACCGCGACGGGGTCGACCGAGGAGAAACGCGAGTTCGCGGCCGACCTCGGCGCGGACGCGACCGTTGACTACACGGAGACGGACGTCGCGTCGTACGTCGAAGAGCACGCGACCGGCGGCGGGTTCGACACGGTCTTCGACCCCATCGGCGACGACCACTTGGAGACCGCGTTCGAGGCGGTCCGGCCGTTCGGGACGGTCGTGACGACCGAGTCGAGTTCGACCCAGAACCTCTCGCCGATGCACGCCAACTCGCTGGACCTCGGCGTCGTGCTCGTCATCCTCCCGGTGCTCCTCGGCGAACGCCAGGAGCGAATCGGCGACGAACTCGCGGATATCGCTGCGCTCGTCGACGACGGAGCCATCGACCCGCACGTCGACGAACGCTTCTCGTTCGACGAGGTGGCCGACGCGCACCGTCGAGCGGAGGAGGGCGACTTCGTCGGGAAGCTACTGCTCGTGAACGAGTGA
- a CDS encoding MBL fold metallo-hydrolase has translation MTIRHDGLAVDWFGYATLRLESADTVVSLDPGRYGVLSGAWEPDTPDVGHPDPVDYDAHDSDVVCVTHDHHYDSDAVRRVASDDATIVAYEAVDAENVSRDVEPLDDLPYEVERVAYGDSLTVAGVCVDVTEAYNVPNGPHTRDDGTPYHPEGFGCGFRVELDGTAAFWPGDSDVLDAHRSVDCSLFCPPIGGAFTMDRHEAAALATDLDPDLVLPIHYNTFDALETDSGAFAADVASRGVPVVLDET, from the coding sequence ATGACCATCCGCCACGACGGACTCGCGGTCGACTGGTTCGGCTACGCCACGCTCCGACTCGAATCGGCAGACACCGTCGTCTCCCTCGACCCCGGTCGCTACGGCGTGCTCTCGGGCGCGTGGGAACCCGACACGCCGGACGTCGGTCATCCGGACCCGGTCGACTACGACGCCCACGACTCGGACGTCGTCTGTGTCACCCACGACCACCACTACGACTCCGACGCGGTCCGCCGGGTCGCGAGCGACGACGCGACGATAGTGGCGTACGAGGCCGTCGACGCCGAGAACGTCTCGCGTGACGTCGAACCCCTCGACGACCTCCCCTACGAGGTCGAACGGGTGGCGTACGGCGACTCGCTGACGGTCGCGGGCGTCTGCGTCGACGTGACCGAGGCGTACAACGTCCCGAACGGACCACACACCCGCGACGACGGGACGCCGTACCACCCCGAGGGGTTCGGCTGTGGCTTCCGCGTCGAACTGGACGGGACCGCGGCGTTCTGGCCCGGCGACTCCGACGTCCTCGACGCCCACCGGTCCGTGGACTGCTCGCTGTTCTGTCCGCCCATCGGCGGCGCGTTCACGATGGACCGCCACGAGGCGGCGGCCCTCGCGACCGACCTCGACCCGGACCTCGTCCTGCCCATCCACTACAACACGTTCGACGCCCTGGAGACCGACTCGGGTGCGTTCGCCGCAGACGTCGCGAGTCGCGGCGTCCCGGTCGTCCTCGACGAGACCTGA
- a CDS encoding zinc ribbon domain-containing protein, translating into MPSGNGDVDVNFCSHCGAGLDESTNYCPQCGTKCRETTPREQATTTRTASATTESTGGRGTAGRTGQASSAQAIDGVDHERFRRRVGDHLVDGWEIEHDQGDSVLLRKREYGSVGVHVLLFLFTWGIGNLAYGWYKYAKGGDRRLLRADGDDTYSLEPGSSPYADQSDSSFEGVPAYLGGALALVVALAMLASLDLFAMVFSVFFFVAALWMMPATRRRLKDRHPPTSFGHVHTTDETTRVDPDKPCVVCSKAVEEGVERSYRKEYVVAGIPLFTTDSGENQYCRSCASGGLSEYDQASRAVEDPVADTEH; encoded by the coding sequence ATGCCCTCCGGCAACGGCGACGTGGACGTGAACTTCTGCTCGCACTGCGGAGCGGGGCTCGACGAGAGCACCAACTACTGCCCGCAGTGCGGGACGAAGTGCCGTGAGACGACGCCACGGGAGCAGGCGACGACGACGCGAACGGCGAGTGCGACGACGGAGTCCACCGGAGGCCGAGGAACAGCCGGACGGACGGGGCAGGCGAGTTCGGCCCAGGCTATCGACGGCGTCGACCACGAACGGTTCCGGCGGCGCGTCGGCGACCACCTCGTCGACGGCTGGGAGATAGAACACGACCAGGGCGACAGCGTGTTGCTCCGCAAGCGGGAGTACGGCAGCGTCGGCGTCCACGTCCTGCTGTTCCTCTTCACGTGGGGCATCGGGAACCTCGCGTACGGCTGGTACAAGTACGCGAAGGGCGGCGACAGACGCCTCCTCCGGGCCGACGGCGACGACACGTACTCCCTCGAACCGGGGAGCAGTCCCTACGCGGACCAGTCGGACTCGTCGTTCGAGGGCGTCCCGGCGTATCTCGGTGGGGCGCTGGCGCTCGTCGTCGCCCTGGCGATGCTCGCCTCGCTCGACCTGTTCGCGATGGTGTTTAGCGTGTTCTTCTTCGTCGCCGCGCTGTGGATGATGCCCGCGACGCGACGACGCCTGAAGGACCGCCACCCGCCGACGTCGTTCGGCCACGTCCACACCACCGACGAGACGACCCGCGTCGACCCGGACAAGCCCTGCGTCGTCTGTTCGAAGGCGGTCGAGGAGGGCGTCGAACGGTCCTACCGAAAGGAGTACGTCGTCGCCGGGATTCCGCTGTTCACCACCGACTCCGGCGAGAACCAGTACTGTCGCTCCTGTGCGAGCGGCGGCCTCTCAGAGTACGACCAGGCGTCGAGGGCGGTCGAGGACCCGGTCGCCGACACCGAGCACTGA
- a CDS encoding DNA topoisomerase VI subunit B: protein MTSYQSELGGGGNVAEELAKGQRAISIAEFFEKNKHMLGFDSGARGLVTAVKEAVDNALDATEEAGILPDIYVEIAEAGDYYRLVIEDNGPGITKEQIPKVFGKLLYGSRFHAREQSRGQQGIGISAAVLYSQLTSGKPAKITSKTQGSSQAEYFELIIDTDSNEPEISVEDTTTWERTHGTRIELEMEANMRARQQLHDYIKHTAVVNPHARIEFREPSEHLKYERATDQLPAETTEIRPHPHGVELGTLIKMLGATDSYSVSGFLQTEFTRVGQKTADSVVEHFRDRHYGREMAWSPPASQDEADVAAAITDAVNGKGAEATEAFTDAVMKVLDARERISHHELVTVVGNAADATEDEQGVTFGETVRENAVEAAWGAIVTSRAADCYRLVDDATTSKKDDAAVEALARRIETAFANSEDPRDRVTYDTLSQFVDRAAERTKERDEVSFGETARENVVDAFWSVCRTVPDDAPSVSETEGDRDTASELLEAMRETDILSPPTDCLAPITDDLVRAGLEKEYDADFFAAATRDAEVHGGDPFIVEAGIAYGGDLPAEGQVDVLRFANRVPLVYQRGACASTDVVKRINWRNYGLDQPGGSGMPNGPAVFMIHVASTNVPFTSESKDAIANVPGIEDEIELALREAARELKRYLNKRRSMEKRQRKQDVIADILPRMADKLSEVTERDQLQVGDSLARIMNNVLVERSVEDGTVRLVVRNFSDTNASLDVTDIVTADPGEPNDGQVVEMDGEWFVKWSPTVSAGDTAVLEYRVGDDATFDVSVEGVEDAKLTVNA, encoded by the coding sequence ATGACGTCATACCAGTCGGAACTCGGCGGCGGTGGCAACGTCGCCGAGGAGTTGGCCAAGGGCCAGCGAGCCATCTCCATCGCCGAGTTCTTCGAGAAGAACAAGCACATGCTCGGGTTCGACTCGGGCGCCCGGGGGCTGGTGACGGCGGTGAAGGAGGCCGTCGACAACGCCCTCGACGCGACCGAGGAGGCCGGCATCCTCCCCGACATCTACGTCGAAATCGCGGAGGCGGGCGACTACTATCGCCTCGTCATCGAGGACAACGGACCGGGCATCACGAAAGAACAGATTCCCAAGGTCTTCGGGAAGCTCCTCTACGGCTCTCGGTTCCACGCCCGCGAGCAGTCCCGCGGGCAGCAGGGTATCGGTATCTCCGCGGCCGTCCTCTACTCACAGCTCACCTCCGGGAAGCCCGCGAAGATAACGTCGAAGACACAGGGCTCCTCGCAGGCGGAGTACTTCGAACTCATCATCGACACGGACTCGAACGAACCCGAGATTTCGGTCGAGGACACGACGACCTGGGAGCGGACCCACGGGACGCGCATCGAACTGGAGATGGAGGCGAACATGCGTGCCCGCCAGCAACTCCACGACTACATCAAGCACACTGCGGTCGTCAACCCCCACGCCCGCATCGAATTCCGCGAACCCTCCGAGCACCTGAAGTACGAGCGAGCGACCGACCAGTTGCCCGCCGAGACGACGGAGATTCGCCCGCACCCCCACGGCGTCGAACTCGGGACGCTCATCAAGATGCTCGGGGCCACGGACTCCTACAGCGTCTCGGGGTTCCTCCAGACGGAGTTCACCCGCGTCGGGCAGAAGACCGCCGACAGCGTCGTCGAGCACTTCCGCGACCGACACTACGGCCGCGAGATGGCGTGGTCGCCACCTGCTTCCCAGGATGAGGCTGACGTGGCGGCCGCCATCACCGACGCCGTCAACGGCAAGGGTGCCGAGGCGACCGAAGCGTTCACGGACGCCGTGATGAAGGTGCTCGACGCCCGGGAACGCATCTCCCATCACGAACTCGTCACCGTCGTCGGGAACGCGGCGGACGCGACCGAGGACGAGCAGGGCGTCACGTTCGGCGAGACGGTCCGCGAGAACGCCGTCGAGGCTGCGTGGGGAGCGATCGTCACCAGTCGCGCGGCCGACTGCTACCGACTCGTCGACGACGCGACGACCAGCAAGAAGGACGACGCGGCCGTCGAGGCCCTCGCCCGGCGCATCGAGACGGCGTTCGCCAACAGCGAGGACCCGCGTGACCGCGTCACCTACGACACGCTCTCGCAATTCGTCGACCGGGCGGCCGAGCGGACGAAGGAACGCGACGAGGTCAGCTTCGGCGAGACCGCCCGCGAGAACGTCGTCGACGCGTTCTGGAGCGTCTGCCGGACGGTCCCGGACGACGCACCGAGCGTCTCGGAGACCGAGGGCGACCGCGACACCGCGAGCGAACTGCTCGAAGCGATGCGCGAGACGGACATCCTCTCGCCGCCGACCGACTGCCTCGCGCCCATCACGGACGACCTGGTCCGGGCGGGACTGGAGAAGGAGTACGACGCCGACTTCTTCGCGGCGGCGACCCGCGACGCGGAGGTCCACGGCGGCGACCCGTTCATCGTCGAGGCTGGCATCGCCTACGGCGGCGACCTGCCCGCCGAGGGACAGGTCGACGTCCTCCGGTTCGCGAACCGCGTCCCGCTGGTCTACCAGCGCGGCGCGTGCGCCTCGACGGACGTCGTCAAGCGCATCAACTGGCGCAACTACGGCCTCGACCAGCCGGGGGGCAGCGGGATGCCCAACGGCCCCGCCGTGTTCATGATCCACGTCGCGTCCACGAACGTCCCGTTCACGAGCGAGTCGAAGGACGCCATCGCGAACGTCCCCGGCATCGAAGACGAGATAGAACTCGCGCTGCGGGAGGCGGCCCGCGAACTGAAGCGCTACCTCAACAAGCGACGCTCGATGGAAAAACGGCAGCGCAAGCAGGACGTCATCGCCGACATCCTCCCGCGGATGGCCGACAAGCTCTCGGAGGTTACCGAGCGCGACCAGCTACAGGTCGGCGACTCGCTGGCCCGCATCATGAACAACGTCCTCGTCGAGCGGTCGGTCGAGGACGGCACGGTGAGGCTCGTCGTCCGGAACTTCTCCGACACGAACGCGAGCCTCGACGTCACGGACATCGTGACCGCCGACCCCGGCGAACCGAACGACGGGCAGGTGGTCGAGATGGACGGCGAGTGGTTCGTGAAGTGGTCGCCGACCGTCTCGGCGGGAGACACCGCCGTGCTGGAGTACCGGGTCGGCGACGACGCGACGTTCGATGTCTCCGTCGAGGGCGTCGAGGACGCGAAACTGACGGTGAATGCGTAA
- a CDS encoding carboxylate--amine ligase produces the protein MSHFSSFDALCSALDDRTFDRLPALVANAHITGLGVARALAAHDVPVVALDRSGDGVAPASTAVTAAGEVTYPLDDRDAFREDVEELVDRIGREAVAFGCMDEWVHAFAETRPDGVRLSFDADAAPAVLDKEELYARADRLGVPYPETYSLDEVDPADAAEALEFPFLVKPARKREGEEVLGTNVVEVADAEAFAEVVDRAQSADIRVLAQEQVDVAVGEDRSLASYVPPGSVDVDDSTDTPDPLAVVGNARVRHPRAFGTSCVVDVVEDATVREQALSVLADAGYHGISESEFVYDRERGEHVLLDVNTRPWKWIGLPVAAGRNLPLAAYEAVTDGDVERACGRERASRWVYLRDLLAGLASGDAPNVLTGEQWHAVAGGRPVDAGVTTGVFDTADPGPTQRLVETEFSGRDYYCSC, from the coding sequence ATGAGTCATTTCTCGTCGTTCGACGCCCTGTGTTCGGCGCTCGACGACCGTACCTTCGACCGGCTGCCGGCGCTCGTCGCCAACGCGCACATCACGGGACTCGGGGTCGCGCGAGCGCTCGCCGCCCACGACGTGCCCGTCGTCGCGCTCGACCGGAGCGGCGACGGGGTCGCCCCGGCCTCGACCGCCGTCACCGCTGCCGGGGAAGTGACGTACCCGCTCGACGACCGCGACGCGTTCCGCGAGGACGTGGAGGAACTCGTCGACCGCATCGGCCGGGAGGCGGTCGCCTTCGGCTGTATGGACGAGTGGGTCCACGCCTTCGCCGAGACGCGACCCGACGGCGTCCGTCTCTCGTTCGACGCCGACGCCGCGCCGGCCGTCCTCGACAAGGAGGAACTGTACGCCCGCGCCGACCGACTCGGCGTGCCCTATCCCGAGACGTACTCGCTGGACGAGGTCGACCCGGCCGACGCTGCCGAGGCGCTCGAATTCCCGTTCCTCGTCAAACCGGCCCGCAAACGCGAGGGCGAGGAGGTGCTCGGGACGAACGTCGTCGAGGTGGCGGACGCCGAGGCGTTCGCCGAGGTGGTCGACCGGGCGCAGTCGGCGGACATCCGGGTGCTGGCCCAGGAGCAGGTCGACGTGGCGGTCGGCGAGGACCGGTCGCTGGCGTCGTACGTCCCGCCGGGTAGCGTTGACGTGGACGATTCGACCGACACCCCCGACCCGCTCGCCGTCGTCGGCAACGCACGGGTGCGTCACCCCCGTGCGTTCGGCACGTCCTGCGTCGTCGACGTCGTGGAGGACGCGACCGTCAGGGAGCAGGCGCTGTCGGTGCTCGCCGACGCCGGCTACCACGGCATCAGCGAGTCCGAGTTCGTCTACGACAGGGAGCGGGGCGAACACGTCCTGCTCGACGTCAACACCCGGCCGTGGAAGTGGATCGGTCTCCCCGTCGCGGCCGGTCGGAACCTCCCGCTGGCGGCCTACGAGGCAGTCACCGACGGCGACGTCGAGCGCGCTTGCGGCCGGGAACGCGCGTCGCGGTGGGTGTACCTCCGTGACCTCCTCGCCGGACTGGCGAGCGGCGACGCGCCGAACGTGCTGACGGGTGAGCAGTGGCACGCCGTCGCCGGGGGACGGCCCGTCGACGCCGGCGTGACGACGGGCGTCTTCGACACGGCCGACCCCGGCCCGACGCAGCGACTCGTCGAGACGGAGTTCTCGGGCCGTGACTACTACTGCTCGTGTTGA
- a CDS encoding DNA topoisomerase IV subunit A, protein MSSDSNMTEQDELARQRLIDLAAEFYDQFAEGEVPSMQIPTRTKSNIEYDEEQGVWVYGDRHSTRSANTVGGAQKLLKAIYVIDFLQNQLQENRSSTLRELYYLSESWDLDAAQFNTQDESNSLIEDLEIVSHVKREDFHMRPEESGAKVMGPLLLREQTNRGAREIHCQDDVGQGGYQIPNNPDTIEFLDHDAKFVMCVETGGMRDRLVENGFDEDYSCIVVHLGGQPARATRRLTKRLHDELDLPVTVFTDGDPWSYRIFGSVSYGSIKSAHLSEYLATPDAQFIGIQPSDIVEYDLPTDPLSDSDVNALESELEDPRFQTDYWREQIELQLDINKKAEQQALAARGLDFVTDTYLPDRLEEMGIL, encoded by the coding sequence ATGAGCTCAGACAGCAACATGACGGAACAGGACGAACTCGCCCGCCAGCGTCTCATCGACCTCGCGGCGGAGTTCTACGACCAGTTCGCAGAGGGGGAGGTGCCGTCGATGCAGATTCCCACGCGGACGAAGAGCAACATCGAGTACGACGAGGAGCAGGGCGTCTGGGTGTACGGCGACCGCCACTCCACGCGTTCGGCGAACACGGTCGGTGGCGCACAGAAGCTCCTGAAGGCCATCTACGTCATCGACTTCCTCCAGAACCAGCTGCAGGAGAACCGCTCGTCGACCCTGCGTGAACTGTACTACCTCAGCGAGTCCTGGGACCTCGACGCGGCCCAGTTCAACACGCAGGACGAGTCGAACAGCCTCATCGAAGACCTGGAGATCGTCTCGCACGTCAAGCGCGAGGACTTCCACATGCGCCCGGAGGAGTCCGGCGCGAAGGTGATGGGTCCGCTGCTGCTCCGCGAGCAGACCAACCGCGGCGCCCGGGAGATTCACTGCCAGGACGACGTCGGGCAGGGCGGCTACCAGATTCCGAACAACCCCGACACCATCGAGTTCCTCGACCACGACGCGAAGTTCGTGATGTGCGTCGAGACCGGTGGGATGCGCGACCGCCTCGTCGAGAACGGCTTCGACGAGGACTACAGCTGCATCGTCGTCCACCTCGGTGGCCAGCCCGCGCGTGCGACCCGTCGGCTCACGAAGCGCCTCCACGACGAACTCGACCTCCCCGTCACCGTGTTCACTGACGGTGACCCGTGGTCGTACCGCATCTTCGGATCCGTCTCGTACGGCTCCATCAAGTCCGCACACCTCTCGGAGTACCTCGCGACGCCGGACGCCCAGTTCATCGGTATCCAGCCGTCGGACATCGTCGAGTACGACCTGCCGACCGACCCGCTCAGCGACTCGGACGTCAACGCGCTGGAGTCCGAACTGGAGGACCCCCGCTTCCAGACGGACTACTGGCGCGAACAGATCGAACTCCAGCTCGACATCAACAAGAAGGCAGAGCAGCAGGCGCTCGCCGCCCGCGGCCTGGACTTCGTCACCGACACCTACCTCCCGGACCGACTCGAGGAGATGGGCATCCTGTAG
- a CDS encoding LLM class flavin-dependent oxidoreductase yields MRLNLFTMNAVEHVSMGSWRYPGDQSARYTDRTYWEEVARTAERGGFDAVFFADVRGIYDVYGGSRETAIEKAVQTPSNDPTYLIPAMASVTNHLGFAVTRSTSYNHPYQLAREFSTLDHLTDGRVAFNVVTSYLESAAANLGVEERLDHDARYDRAQEFMDVCYALWEDSWDEGSVVRDRDAGVYTRPEGVHDVDHEGEFFSVRGPHGCEPSPQRTPVVYQAGSSDRGREFAARNAEAVFVSLPTERGVRDYVEDMRSRAADHGRDPDSLAFFPGVVPVVGETEALAEAKYESYREAIDVEGVLAVLSGFMDLDLSTLDPDERVEHIETEAIQGAVDAFTTSDPDRDWTVREVAQFAGLGTTSPVVVGTPEAVADELERWFTDVGVDGFNVKEVTRPDSLRDFVDLVVPELRERGLVRDRYGDGTLRERTLGYGPRLPADHPGRSDD; encoded by the coding sequence ATGCGACTCAACCTGTTCACGATGAACGCCGTCGAGCACGTCTCGATGGGGAGCTGGCGCTACCCCGGCGACCAGTCGGCGCGCTACACCGACCGGACGTACTGGGAGGAGGTGGCCCGGACCGCCGAGCGCGGCGGGTTCGACGCCGTCTTCTTCGCCGACGTGCGCGGTATCTACGACGTCTACGGCGGCTCCCGCGAGACGGCCATCGAGAAGGCCGTCCAGACCCCGTCGAACGACCCGACGTACCTGATTCCGGCGATGGCGAGCGTGACGAACCACCTCGGGTTCGCCGTCACGCGGTCGACGTCGTACAACCACCCCTACCAGCTCGCGCGGGAGTTCTCGACGCTCGACCACCTCACCGACGGGCGCGTGGCGTTCAACGTCGTCACGTCGTATCTCGAGTCGGCCGCGGCGAACCTCGGCGTCGAGGAGCGTCTCGACCACGACGCGCGCTACGACCGCGCCCAGGAGTTCATGGACGTCTGCTACGCGCTCTGGGAGGACTCGTGGGACGAGGGAAGCGTCGTCCGTGACCGCGACGCGGGCGTCTACACCCGGCCCGAGGGCGTCCACGACGTCGACCACGAGGGCGAGTTCTTCTCGGTCCGTGGCCCGCACGGCTGCGAGCCGTCGCCGCAGCGGACGCCCGTCGTCTACCAGGCCGGGTCGTCCGACCGGGGTCGGGAGTTCGCCGCCCGGAACGCCGAGGCCGTCTTCGTCAGCCTCCCGACCGAACGCGGCGTGCGGGACTACGTCGAGGACATGCGTTCGCGCGCGGCCGACCACGGCCGCGACCCGGACTCGCTGGCGTTCTTCCCCGGCGTCGTGCCCGTCGTCGGCGAGACCGAGGCGCTCGCCGAGGCGAAGTACGAGAGCTACCGCGAGGCCATCGACGTCGAGGGCGTCCTCGCCGTCCTCAGCGGGTTCATGGACCTGGACCTCTCGACGCTCGACCCCGACGAGCGCGTCGAACACATCGAGACGGAGGCCATCCAGGGGGCCGTCGACGCGTTCACGACCAGCGACCCCGACCGGGACTGGACGGTCCGCGAGGTGGCGCAGTTCGCGGGCCTGGGCACCACCTCGCCGGTCGTCGTCGGGACGCCCGAGGCGGTGGCCGACGAGCTCGAACGCTGGTTCACGGACGTCGGCGTCGACGGCTTCAACGTCAAGGAGGTGACCCGCCCCGACAGCCTCCGGGACTTCGTGGACCTCGTCGTCCCGGAACTCCGCGAGCGAGGACTGGTTCGCGACCGATACGGGGACGGAACGCTCCGGGAGCGGACGCTCGGCTACGGCCCGCGACTGCCGGCTGACCATCCCGGCCGGTCGGACGACTGA